A genome region from Macrotis lagotis isolate mMagLag1 chromosome 4, bilby.v1.9.chrom.fasta, whole genome shotgun sequence includes the following:
- the AKAP5 gene encoding A-kinase anchor protein 5, producing the protein MQKMETTVAEIEVESKDEKASVEISPQDEEQVEKASMICFKRRKKSAKALKSKNCSEKVPLPRDSCSPKDRTEGEASDHFQSPGGTWAAIRRFFTRKKRSKSSKKEIPVDAKTQPTEHTDDTKPPEKKSRIKIPCIKFSRSKKKCSLSQMIEEPECNMKVKEVSESLGTKIHTPQDAPTIKDKLNIDISGGSSQGDSITLPQVRNVNSSGENVPSIELGVDTEPCAIHAAALILEKGIEETEEKQVITLPQGSLPETSDVAHQLPKEDTEIWSVVAPNETPAEAPPTPETQIMEETSKDVGEQKPTEKEEENGGIASEKNKSKDTIVCFSKSDSKENAVSSKTPQLEESKRMEPIAIIVTDTEVSEFDIKKSKNVPKKFLVSVENQQNEPFSNAVSSKGANDLEGRTSEQYEQLLIETASSLVKNAIQLSIEQLVNEMDSDENKRNNLL; encoded by the coding sequence ATGCAAAAAATGGAGACAACAGTGGCAGAAATTGAAGTAGAAAGCAAAGATGAGAAGGCGTCTGTAGAGATAAGTCCTCAGGATGAGGAGCAGGTTGAAAAAGCATCCATGatttgttttaaaagaagaaagaaatcagcAAAAGCTTTGAAGTCTAAGAATTGTTCTGAAAAAGTGCCGCTTCCCAGGGATTCATGCAGCCCCAAGGATCGCACAGAAGGGGAAGCTTCAGATCATTTTCAGTCACCAGGTGGGACCTGGGCAGCAATCAGACGGTTTTTCACTcgaaagaaaaggtcaaaatcttcaaagaaagaaatccccGTAGATGCTAAAACACAGCCTACAGAACACACTGACGACACCAAACCTCCTGAGAAAAAATCCAGGATTAAAATCCCCTGCATAAAATTCtcaagaagcaagaaaaaatgcAGCCTTTCCCAAATGATTGAAGAACCTGAATGCAATATGAAAGTAAAAGAAGTTTCGGAAAGTTTAGGTACAAAGATTCACACTCCTCAGGATGCTCCAActataaaggataaattaaataTAGACATAAGTGGTGGTAGCTCCCAAGGAGATAGTATAACTCTGCCACAAGTGAGGAATGTCAACTCTTCTGGGGAGAATGTGCCTTCCATAGAACTTGGGGTTGATACAGAACCTTGTGCCATTCATGCTGCCGCATTAATCCTTGAAAAAGGTAttgaagagacagaagagaaacaGGTTATAACCCTCCCTCAAGGAAGCCTCCCGGAGACTTCAGATGTGGCTCACCAGCTCCCTAAGGAGGATACAGAGATCTGGAGTGTTGTGGCACCCAATGAAACCCCTGCAGAGGCACCCCCAACCCCAGAGACTCAGATCATGGAAGAAACATCTAAGGATGTTGGTGAGCAGAAaccaacagagaaagaagaggaaaatggaggGATCGCTTCAGAAAAGAACAAGTCAAAAGACACCATAGTCTGCTTCAGTAAATCAGATTCCAAAGAAAATGCAGTAAGTTCAAAGACACCCCAGTTAGAGGAAAGTAAAAGGATGGAACCAATTGCCATTATTGTCACAGACACTGAAGTCAGTGAATTTGACataaagaaatccaaaaatgTCCCTAAGAAATTTTTAGTATCAGTTGAAAATCAGCAAAATGAGCCATTTTCTAATGCTGTGTCATCCAAAGGGGCTAATGATCTTGAGGGCAGAACTTCTGAGCAATATGAGCAGCTTTTAATAGAAACTGCTTCCTCGCTTGTCAAGAATGCCATTCAGTTGTCTATAGAACAACTGGTGAATGAAATGGATTctgatgaaaacaaaagaaacaatctTCTATAG